A genomic stretch from Telopea speciosissima isolate NSW1024214 ecotype Mountain lineage chromosome 7, Tspe_v1, whole genome shotgun sequence includes:
- the LOC122666681 gene encoding ABC transporter I family member 17-like has translation MGSAGDEREHLLVVDIDGKSEAETKPKLRIQGLTRVSDEGVPILHGVNVDIQKGVIVGVIGPSGSGKSTMLRSLNRLWEPPAKTVFLDGEDICELDVYSLRRKVGMLFQLPVLFDGTVADNVRYGPQLRGKKLSDTEVEKLLNLADLDSTFASKNVNELSVGQAQRVSLARTLANDPEVLLLDEPTSALDPISTQNIEDAIVRLKKTRNMTVVMVSHSVKQIQRIADVVCLLVNGEIVEVLKPENLSEAKHPMALRFLELSS, from the exons GCGATGAGCGAGAGCATCTGCTGGTGGTAGACATCGACGGCAAATCTGAAGCGGAAACGAAACCGAAACTTCGGATCCAAGGATTAACCAGAGTATCGGACGAGGGCGTGCCAATACTGCACGGAGTGAATGTAGATATACAGAAAGGAGTGATCGTGGGAGTTATTGGGCCCAGCGGTAGCGGCAAATCAACGATGTTAAGGTCTTTGAATCGGCTTTGGGAACCGCCGGCGAAAACGGTGTTTCTCGACGGTGAAGATATATGTGAGTTGGATGTGTACTCCCTTCGCCGTAAGGTTGGGATGCTGTTTCAGCTACCCGTTCTCTTCGACG GCACAGTGGCAGATAATGTTCGTTATGGACCACAATTGAGAGGTAAGAAGTTAAGTGATACAGAGGTGGAGAAGCTGCTCAACCTTGCCGATCTGGACTCTACTTTTGCCTCTAAAAATGTAAACGAATTATCGGTTGGCCAAGCTCAAAGAGTCTCACTTGCAAGGACCCTAGCTAACGATCCAGAG GTGCTGTTGTTGGATGAACCAACAAGTGCTCTGGATCCAATATCAACTCAGAACATAGAAGATGCCAttgtgaggttgaagaagaccaGGAATATGACAGTTGTGATGGTTTCTCACAGTGTCAAACAGATCCAAAGGATCGCCGATGTGGTGTGCCTCCTTGTTAATGGAGAGATTGTCGAAGTTTTAAAGCCAGAGAACCTCTCTGAAGCCAAGCATCCAATGGCTCTAAGGTTCTTGGAGCTCAGTTCTTAG